The nucleotide sequence TCGATTTCCCTGCTCCATTTTCTCCAACAAGAGCATGGATTTCGCCGGATTTTACCTTGAGATTTACATTATCCAGTGCCTTTACACCGGGAAAGAGCTTTGTAATGTCTCTCATTTCAAGAATATTGCTCATTCTTACTCCATCTCCTTACACTTTTTCATTTTTTTCGTATAACTTTATCATAATCTCAAAAATTCACCAGAGAAATATCTGTGTTTAACGATTTTTCTGAGGTGATACCTATTACTATAAAGTTAAATTTTAACCTTATGTTCGGCTTGCAGGGGGCAAAGCCTTACCAGTTTTGCCGCCTGCAAGCCGAACACCAAATATGGTGTCCGGCTACAGTGCAGCTTTGCATCTTTATTTCATCGATTATTTTATATCTGATTCTTTATAGTATCCACTGTCAATAAGTATTTCTTTGTAGTTGTTTTTGTCAGCATATACTGGATCACATAAGAAGGATGGAACTACCTTGCTTCCGTTGTTATAAGTCTTAGTGTCGTTAACAGGTGCTTCTTTCCCTTGAAGAACTGAATCAACCATTTCAACTACCTTAGCTGCCAGTGTTCTTGTATCCTTGAATATTGACATAGACTGCTGTCCTTTAAGCATTGCTGCTACGTTTGGCTTATCACAATCCTGTCCAGTTATAATTGGGTATGGCTTGTCAGCTGAACCGTAACCAGCATTTGTAAGGGATGCAATTATACCGATTGCTAAGCTGTCATTTGGTGAAAGAACTACATCAAGTTTCTTTCCGTCAGCGTAGTTAGCAGTTATAAGGTTGTCCATTCTAGCCTGTGCCTTAGCTGATTCCCAGCCTTGAATAGCTATTGTAGCAAAATCTGTCTGCTTACTTGTAACAACAAGCTTACCGTTGTCTATATATGGCTGTAATACACTCATAGCGCCGTCAAAGAAGAATTTAGCGTTGTTATCGTCAGGTGAGCCTGCAAATAATTCTATATTGAAAGGTCCCTTACCATCTTTAAGTCCAAGCTTTTCTTCAATGTACTGACCCTGGATAACACCTACCTTGAAGTTATCGAAGGTTGCATAGTAGTCAACATTAGCAGTATTCATTATTAATCTGTCATAAGCGATAACCTTTACACCATTGTCAGCAGCCTTCTTTAAAACGTCTGTAAGAGCTGAACCGTCTATAGATGCTATTACAAGAACTTTATTACCCTTTGTAATCATGTTTTCAATCTGCTGAACTTGTGTATTTACGTCATTGTTTGCGTACTGAAGGTCAACTTTGTAACCCTTAGTTTCAAGCTGCTTCTTCATGTTTTCACCGTCTTGGTTCCAACGTTGAAGTGACTGAGTAGGCATTGCTACACCTATAGACTGCTTACCTCCGGAACCGCCCTGCTTACCAGAGGAGCTGCATCCAGCAGCAAGCAGCATAAGTCCTGCCATTAAAGCTGAAATAATTTGTTTTTTCATAGATTTTATTCCCCCTTGATTAATTTTATGTTTAAGTTTGTCCCTGTATACATCATACAGTTTGAATACGTTTTCCTCAACGTAATAACTTGCGGACACTGAATAAAATCTTGCCCTGTTTTACAGCAAAAAAATGCTATACAGCATTTTTTTCTTGCTGTACAGCATAATATTTTATTTCCCTTTGAACTCTGTAGGACTGACTCCTTCATACTTTTTAAACACTTTGCTGAAATAATTAGGATCACTGTATCCAACTGAATAGCATACTTCCTTAATGCTTATGGAATCGTGCTGCAGCATTTCCTTAGCTTTATTTATCCTTACCATGTTTATATAGTCTGAGAAATTGCAGCCCACAACTTCCTTGAATGTTCTACTGAAGTAATAGGAGCTTAAATTGAATTTTGCTGCAGTATCCTCTAGCTTTAAATCCTCCTTTAGATTATCTGTAATATATTGCTCTACAACCTGGAATAGAGCAATTTTTTGCTTGTCTACATTTGTGATCTTTTCATTAAATGATTCTTTTTCCTGAAAGTCAGGGTTAATATCTCCAAAATAAATGACATTAAGGTTTTCAGATTTATATTCCAGCGAAGCCCTTGCTTCTTCATAGGATTTGTGCATTTGCTTCAATCCACTGTAACATCGTCCTACTCCTATTCTCACGGATAAACCGTAGGCTCTCTTTATCTCTCTCCTTATATCAACTGCCATATTGACTATGCTGAATTTTGTTTCTTCCATATCCTCGTATTCTTTAACCTGAACAAAATACACCAGTTCCTTTGTAAATCGATAGCTCGCTATAGCCTTACATCTTCTCGTTATATACTCTTTAATATACTCACCTGCCTGGAATTTTACATCCTCTGTCAATGTTTCAGCTGTATTTAAATAAGCAGGTTTTTCTTTAATCCTTACCACCATTGCACAGGCATATTTAAAATCCATATTCAGATATCTTAAGTAGGTTTCATAATCTATTGCTCTTAGATTATTATTTATAATAGAATAGCTTAATTCATTCTCCAATACAGGTATAAGATTATATAGTTTTTCCTGATTTTCAATTTCACTTCTGCGCTTTTCCTTCTCCACATTAACAGTATTTATGGCTTCGCGAATTTTTTCTATTATGTCTGCCTTGCTAAAGGGCTTTAATATATATTCTTTTACATTTATCTTTACTGCCTCTACGGCAAAATCAAAGTAATCATAAGCTGTTACAATTATACAATAAATATTAGGAAGAAACTTCTTAATCTCTTGAATGGCCTTCAGTCCGTTTATTCCTGGCATTTTTATATCCATAATAACAATATCCGGCCTTATTCGTTCAGAAACCTCAATAGCTTCCCGGCCATTCTTTGCCTCACAGATTTCAAGCACGTCCTTAAATTCAGCATTAAGCATTGCAATAATGGAGTCTCTATCGTATTTTTCATCATCTGCTACAAGCAGCTTTAACATATAGAAGTCAACTCCTTCTTTGGAATTTTTAGATAAATCCTTGTCCCAACACCCTTTTGGCTTTCAATAGTAAATATATTTTCCGCATCATATAATAATTCAAGTCTTTCCACTACACTATTTATTCCCATCCCTGTAGTATGGCCTATGTGAACCTCCTTTGATTCCTCCGAGGTTATCTTCTTCAGAGTTTCCTCGTCAATACCACAGCCGTCATCTTCTATTAAAACTGTGCATGTATTCTCATCCTCAAATATATTCATATTGATAACACCACCGTCCTCTTTTGGTTCTATACCGTGTATAAAGGCATTTTCAACAAATGGCTGCAGTGTCATGCCGGGAACCTTTATCTTGGTTAAATCCGCGTCTATGACCAGATTAAATTTGACTCTATCCTCAAATCTCATTTTCTGAATATGCATGTACTGCTCAACTACGCTTACCTCTTCTTCCAAGGTAGCATTTCTATCCATCATGCTGAGACTATATCTTAATATACCAGAAACAGCTCTTATAAGGCTTTCAGTCTTTTCTGCATTTTCAATCATGGCAGTCTGATTAATACAATTAAGTGTATTAAACAGAAAATGCGGATTAATTTGTGCTTGTAAGATCTTAAGTTGAGATAATTTAAGAGCATTTTGATATTTCAGCAACTTCATTTCTTCATCCCTAAGCTTTCTTTCCAACTCTGCATTTTCTTTTAATGAATTTATATATCTCTTTATATCTTTAATCATTGTACTGAAAGCCTCTGATAGTATATCAACCTCATATATTGAGGTCTTCTTACCTTCATTATATGAGAAATCACCTTGAGATACTCTCTTTGATGTGTCTACCAATTCTCTGAGCTTATCTAATATATTCCTGACAAAATACAAGGTATATAATATGCTGATTAGCAATGCTGTAACTATATAAACTGCCAATACTTTATAGATGAACTGAGCTTTTTCCCTAAGTGTTTTATAGATACTATTGTTGTATTCAAGATAGCTGTCACTTAGCTTTGATATGAAATTGTAACAATAGGATGAAATTTCCTTTGTAGAAACATATTCATTGTAATATGCATCAGCCCCTGCTTTATCATTATAAATTCTTATTGTATTATCTCCACTGGTCTTATAGCTCTTTAAGGAGTTTTCCAAATCCCTTAAGATATATCTGCTCTCCAGTTGGGAGCTTTGTTGAAGTATAACCACATTATTAATGGCTTTTTTGTAACTTAATTCATAGGATTTCTTGGCATCTTCTGAATTCGAAAGTATATACTTATTGAAATTGAAAAGGGACTCATCAAGACCCTTTTTTATTTCATTAGTGGTACTCATCTTATTCAGCATATTATTATAATTTGTATTTATCTTCCTGCTTATAACCAGAGACAATATATTACTGGTAGCAATAGGAACAATTATGATAATTACAAAGAGTATGATTTTTTTCCTTAAGCTACCTGGTTTCACCACTGTATTCTCCTTTTATCTTATTATATTTGTCAAGGTTCTCTTTTCCTACCACAATAACATCTGTAAGAAAGACCCCTTTAGTTTCCTTTCCATCCAAAATGTCCATAATTATATTTACCGCATTATACCCCATCATATAAGGCTTTTGAACAATTGTAGAGGTTATAATTCCATTATCTATGCTTTCCAGAGTTTCCGGCAAGTCGTCAAAGCATATTATTTTAACCTTTCCTGTCATGTTTAAACTTGTTACAGCTTTGGCTGCGCCTACCCCGTCCTGAGCAGAAGTGCAAAACAATGCCTTTATATCCCAATTTTTCATGAGAATTTTCTTTGCTGCCAATTCCGCCTCCAGTAAATATGAGTCCGAGGACTGGATATCTGCTATAACAAGATTCGAATTAGCATTAATATATTCAGTGAATCCTGTCACCCGCTCTATCTGATTCTTAACATTCCTTCCCCCCATTATAATACCTACTTTCCCCTCTGTTCCGATTGCATCTATCACTTCCTTACCGCCAACCCTGCCTGCAGCAACATTATCGGTACCTACATAGGCTAATCTTTTACTATTTTCAGCATCAGAATCAATGGTTACAAAGGGAATTCCGCCGTCCACAACCTTTTGAATTACGGGCTGGTAGCTGGATTCATCCTGAATGTAGGCAATTATTCCACTGACCTTTGCAGCATAGGCCATATTAATAAATTTTATACCTTCCTCAATGCTGGCATTGTCTGGACCTTGGTATTCGATGACGGCATTTCTCTCTGCAGCTGCCTTTTCAGCACCATATTTCACATAATGCCAATAGGGATTTGAACAGACATGGGAAATAAGCACTATTTTAGGCTTAATAGGTTCTTCAGGGGCTTTTTCTTCTCTCAGGCTATTCAGAAGCAGGTAATTAAAGGCTACAAACACTAGAATTACCACAATATATCTTGAAGAAAATAAAATCTTTTTCACCCATTCCCCTCCTGTATTCTATTAATCGTTTACACACAACTCATAACTAAACTACACAATCTATTTTACGTTCTTTGACAACTTATTTCAATACATAATACTATAAACTGTTCGATCTATTCGATATGGATTGTCTAATCCAGTAAATGATTCAGTGCGTTTGCTAAGTCAGTTTGTGGAGGAGATGGATTTAGTAGATTCCTATGCATTTGAATGCTTATTAATGTGCACCATTTTTCATCATTCTTTTTCATGGCTAAAATATGATATTTATGCATAGAAAATCCTATAAAAACAGGGCTGAGCATTAGCGATTTTTAATCGCTAATGCGACAGCCCTTATTTATCAACCAAATATTGCACTATTCACTGCACTCATTATGATGCTGATGTTCATGGCAAACAGAACCTGTGGATTTTAATGCCCCCCCCAGGTAAGCTTCTACCGCCGCTTTAGCATTACCGCTTGCCCCTACAATAACCTCTATACCCTTTTCATTGAATATATCAACTGCTCCGCCGCCCATGCTGCCTGAGATTATCACATTTATCCCCATATCATTCAGAAAGTTGGGAAGGTATCCAGGCTTATGCCCTGGGTTAGGTATAGACTCACTTTTAACTATCTGATTATTATAAACTTCAAAAATATTGAAATTTGCGCAATGTCCAAAATGCTCTGTTACCATTTCATTTTCACTTGCTACTGCAATTTTAATCATGTTTTTTCCCTCCATACTTTTACTTAGAATATATTCATCAAGTATCCTTGCGGCTTGCTCAACCAGCTCTACGCAAGGACGCTTACTATAATAACTATCAGTTCTGTCCTCGGGGACAGGATTATCATTCTTAACTGAAAGACCTAAAAGTTCTCTGCATATAATAGAACCGTTTTCTTTTTCAAACTGTCCTGCCAGATTCTGAATAACCCTGTAATGTTCTGTTTTTAAATTTTTGTCAGATGGATCTGTATAACCGTATTTTATACCTACAACCATAAACATTCCGCTGACTGCCCCGCATACCTCTCTCAGTCTGCCCATACCTCCTCCGAAAGAAGATGATATTTTTAACGCCGTATTAAAGTCCAATCCTGTTTCATCGGAAAAAGCAGCAAAAACAGATTGAGAGCAATTGTAACCTTTTTTAAACAATTCTGTTGCCATATCTGAATGTGTACTCATTTATTATCTTCCTCTATTCTTTCTTCCTATATTTTTGATACATGGTCAAACCAATCACCGTCAAATAGTTCTATAAAGCCCTTATGGCAGGCGGCAGAAGTTCCGGGGATGATTGGAAGTTTACCCAGCACCTTTAATTTGTGCTTTTGGGCTATCTCATCAATATAGCTGTCACCGAAGATTTTATGTTCGATACCGCAATCCGGGCATTAAAATAAGACATATTTTCTACCAGTCAAATAAGAGGGATATTCATCATTTAGCCATATTGACTGCTTTTGATACAATCATGGCTGCCAGCTCCTGATGTGAGGTAACAACAATAATTCCATCAACAGCAATGGATTGAAATACCGTTAGTGGAATATCCCCGGTACCCGGGGGCATATCGATAAACATAAAATCCACATCACTCCAGATAATATCCGTCCAGAACTGCTTTACCGTATTACCGATTATAGGTCTTCTCCACTCAACAGGATTTCGTGACCAGTTAACAATCTTTGATTGCTTCGACAGGCGGGATTCTTATTTCACAGCCTGCGGATAGATAATCTATAGTATCACCCATAACAGCTTTAAGCCTTTTATAGGGTTCTATACCTGTACAATGGCAGGTATAGTATTTTGCTTTTGTATCCATAAGGTATTTGCCAATGTTATTTATCACTTCAGCACTTTCATTCCCACCAGAACGGCTGGAAAGATGAAATCCACCTGCCACATAATCAGGCATGCATCCTTTTAAATCACGGAAGTGTTCAAGAATATTTACAATACCATTATGGGCGCAACCTGTTACCAAAAGCGTCTTTTCATTGTCTTCCACTATAAGATTTTGTTCGTGAGCAAAGGTGTCCTGCATCATTTGACCATTGTTCACCATAAGTAAACCACTATTTGATCGTGGAATAGATTCTCTTTGAATGATATTTGAGAACATCTGAATCCCCTTATTGATAATGAAACGGTCTGATGTAAGTACAATTCGCCCGTTCTGTTTCACTCCTTCATCCAGACCAATATACTTCAGTACATTGTTTGGATGTAAAGCGTAGTATTTTTCAAATGCCAATTGGTGTAGGAATACCTTAGCTTTTGAGTTTTCACGCAAAAATGCTTTTACACCGCCTCCATGATCATAATGTCCATGTGAAATTATTAAAAAATCTACATCTGAAATATCTACGTTCAGCTTTTTTGCATTTTCAAGAAACAGCTCACTTGCTCCAACATCAAAAAGAATTTTGAAGCTGACTGTTTCTATATACAGGCTAAGTCCGTGTTCACTGCCAAAGTTTTCAGACAAGGATGTGTTTTCCGTTAATGTTTTGATAATCACGGTCTCAACCACCACCTTTTTCAAAAAGCAAATCCATTGTCTTATTATAAATCCCAGTCACTGCCTCACCTGATGCACAGGATATATCTACGATGATCTGTCCGTTATTAATCGCTTTTACTGCGCCGGTATCAAAAGGTATCCTGCCGACAAAAGGCAACCCTTGTTTTTTACAAAACCCTTCAATCTTTTCTGTATTTTTTATATTGGTATTAAATTTATTTATACATACAGCTATCCTAGTTCCCAATTTCGCCGCTGTATTGATAATACGTTACATATCACTAATACCCGATATAGAGGGTTCGGCCACTATCAAAACCATATCCACTCCGCTAAGTGATGCTATAACAGGACAGCCTATACCTGGAGAACCATCAATAATTGCAAGTTCAGTATTAGCCGCCGCTGTTCTCATCTGCTTTTTGACTTCGGCCACAAGTTTCCCGGAATTCCCGCTCCCCATTTTAAGTTGTGCAGTAGAAATAGTATTTTCTTCGTTTGCATATAACATCAGCTCACCGGCAACGGAGGGTTTTAGATTTATAGCCCCTATTGGACAAACAGCTTCGCAGACTCCACACCCTTCGCAGGCATAAGGTTCAACTTTGTATTTCCCATTTGCCAAAATTGCATCAAATCTGCAGTTTTGTCTACAGCTATCCCATTGGATGCAAAGTTCCGGATTTATCTCCGCTTTCGGCAAGCCATAATAATCACTTTTCCTTGGTTTTGAGCTTTTTTATTAATATTATCCCTGGCTGAAGCAGCTGTGGTTTTATAGATTTTTATTTCTGCAGCGTTAAGCACGTCAGCGGCATTTTCTCCTAGGCGGGGGGTGATCAAAATATTTGCTTTGTTATCTGCTATCATTTGTGCAGCTTTAATTCCTGCTCCGCCTGTACTTGCTGCGGCACAATTGTCAAGAAATATGCTATCCTTGGTATCGGTATTATAAATGAGAAAATAAGGACTGCGTCCAAAAGCTGCACATACGTTTGATTCCAGGCTTTTCTCATCTGCCGGAATTGCTATTTTGATACAAATCCTCCATTCTATTTGCTTTCAGATAATTATTTATTACATTGCGCAACGCATTTACTCCTGAATTTGATCAATGCTTTTTATTCTCAGGAAGCCCATCTAGAGTTTCAACAATAATTCTCCGCATGAAAGATCTCCAAAGCACCCTACCCCATCAGCATCCGGCATACTGTAAGTATTTTGTCAACACATAAAATGTTCAATTACTTTTTCTTAATATATAATAAGTCAACTCAAACCTTGTTATCTTCAAAGTATCCACGCCTATACCTATAACAGCCTCTTCCACACCCGTTACCTGACCCATCGCAAAGACGGTATTCTCCGCCTTCAATCATAAGAACCTTACCGTTCACCAGCGACTCGGCCAGTTTTTTTCTTGCTTCCACATAAATACCTTGCACGGTAGTTCGGGCAACATTCATTTGTTTTGCACATTCTTCTTGGGTAAACCCCTCTAAGTCGATGAGTCTTATTGTTTCATACTCGTCAACTGTCATTCTCAAATAATTTTCTTCATCCGTATTTGCATCAAGAGGCCCAAACCTATTTCTTTCAGGTAAGCAGCATACTTTTCTCCATTTCATTGGTCTTGGCATAACATTATCACCCCATTTCCAAACAGATATAGTTAGAACGACCTCCGGTTATCCATTATGACCAAGATAGATCCTCTAACCGTTTGCAAATAGTTTTCAATTGCTTTTCTAAAATATTTTTGGGTTTTGAAGTAATTCTTTTTGTATTTTTGCAGTGGCCTCTTCAGCCCGGTACCCAATGGGTTAGTTTCATCTATTCCAGGCATGCCATTCACCACATGATAGTTTATGACATATGTCGTTTATATCTTATATTATATGTCATTTCCGTCATATGTCAATAATTATTTTTTTAATTTAGCTTTTTAAGTTATATCTACGGCTGATGAAACCCTGCCCATAACCTACTCTGAGCCATCTGCAACCAATGCAGGAATTTTCACCAAAAAAAGTCCTCACTATATGGCCTTAGAAAAGGTTATAATGGGACACTTTCAATAATATATTATAATTGCTCTTTGAATAGCCTATATACTTATATCATATTTGCTGCCTATAATCTTCTTCATCGTTAAAATGAAATACTGTATAATTTTTAAGTTATTTTAAATTTAGATATTTCAACCTTTAGTTTATCCACACTTTCTTTTGTCTTTATAACTTCTTCTAAAACTTCATTGGATTTATTATTTACTTCCGATATTTTGCTTGCTATATCCGTAGCACCGGATGCACCTTCACTGGCTGCTTGTGCTACTCCATCTATAGTTTTTAATACATCACTAATAGATCCTAAAAGTTCTTCAGAAGTTGAGCTGAACTCCATAACAAGATTATCTACAATTTTTGCATCTTCGCTATATTTATTAGCTACTTCAAGCATAGTTTTGTAATCCTTATCCACATCTGCTGACATAAAGCTTAAAAGATTGTTAGAGTTTTCTGTAAGGTTTTTAACTGCATTTGTTACTTTACTTGTTATGTTTTGTATTTCATTTACAGTTTCCCTTGACTGTTCTGCAAGTTTTCTTACTTCTTCAGCTACTACTGAAAATCCTCGCCCTGCTTCTCCAGCCCTTGCTGCTTCTATTGCAGCATTTAATGCTAAA is from Clostridium thermarum and encodes:
- a CDS encoding NifB/NifX family molybdenum-iron cluster-binding protein is translated as MKIAIPADEKSLESNVCAAFGRSPYFLIYNTDTKDSIFLDNCAAASTGGAGIKAAQMIADNKANILITPRLGENAADVLNAAEIKIYKTTAASARDNINKKAQNQGKVIIMACRKRR
- a CDS encoding MBL fold metallo-hydrolase, translated to MIIKTLTENTSLSENFGSEHGLSLYIETVSFKILFDVGASELFLENAKKLNVDISDVDFLIISHGHYDHGGGVKAFLRENSKAKVFLHQLAFEKYYALHPNNVLKYIGLDEGVKQNGRIVLTSDRFIINKGIQMFSNIIQRESIPRSNSGLLMVNNGQMMQDTFAHEQNLIVEDNEKTLLVTGCAHNGIVNILEHFRDLKGCMPDYVAGGFHLSSRSGGNESAEVINNIGKYLMDTKAKYYTCHCTGIEPYKRLKAVMGDTIDYLSAGCEIRIPPVEAIKDC
- a CDS encoding substrate-binding domain-containing protein gives rise to the protein MKKILFSSRYIVVILVFVAFNYLLLNSLREEKAPEEPIKPKIVLISHVCSNPYWHYVKYGAEKAAAERNAVIEYQGPDNASIEEGIKFINMAYAAKVSGIIAYIQDESSYQPVIQKVVDGGIPFVTIDSDAENSKRLAYVGTDNVAAGRVGGKEVIDAIGTEGKVGIIMGGRNVKNQIERVTGFTEYINANSNLVIADIQSSDSYLLEAELAAKKILMKNWDIKALFCTSAQDGVGAAKAVTSLNMTGKVKIICFDDLPETLESIDNGIITSTIVQKPYMMGYNAVNIIMDILDGKETKGVFLTDVIVVGKENLDKYNKIKGEYSGETR
- a CDS encoding sensor histidine kinase, whose amino-acid sequence is MKPGSLRKKIILFVIIIIVPIATSNILSLVISRKINTNYNNMLNKMSTTNEIKKGLDESLFNFNKYILSNSEDAKKSYELSYKKAINNVVILQQSSQLESRYILRDLENSLKSYKTSGDNTIRIYNDKAGADAYYNEYVSTKEISSYCYNFISKLSDSYLEYNNSIYKTLREKAQFIYKVLAVYIVTALLISILYTLYFVRNILDKLRELVDTSKRVSQGDFSYNEGKKTSIYEVDILSEAFSTMIKDIKRYINSLKENAELERKLRDEEMKLLKYQNALKLSQLKILQAQINPHFLFNTLNCINQTAMIENAEKTESLIRAVSGILRYSLSMMDRNATLEEEVSVVEQYMHIQKMRFEDRVKFNLVIDADLTKIKVPGMTLQPFVENAFIHGIEPKEDGGVINMNIFEDENTCTVLIEDDGCGIDEETLKKITSEESKEVHIGHTTGMGINSVVERLELLYDAENIFTIESQKGVGTRIYLKIPKKELTSIC
- the chvE gene encoding multiple monosaccharide ABC transporter substrate-binding protein, translating into MKKQIISALMAGLMLLAAGCSSSGKQGGSGGKQSIGVAMPTQSLQRWNQDGENMKKQLETKGYKVDLQYANNDVNTQVQQIENMITKGNKVLVIASIDGSALTDVLKKAADNGVKVIAYDRLIMNTANVDYYATFDNFKVGVIQGQYIEEKLGLKDGKGPFNIELFAGSPDDNNAKFFFDGAMSVLQPYIDNGKLVVTSKQTDFATIAIQGWESAKAQARMDNLITANYADGKKLDVVLSPNDSLAIGIIASLTNAGYGSADKPYPIITGQDCDKPNVAAMLKGQQSMSIFKDTRTLAAKVVEMVDSVLQGKEAPVNDTKTYNNGSKVVPSFLCDPVYADKNNYKEILIDSGYYKESDIK
- a CDS encoding response regulator, whose product is MLKLLVADDEKYDRDSIIAMLNAEFKDVLEICEAKNGREAIEVSERIRPDIVIMDIKMPGINGLKAIQEIKKFLPNIYCIIVTAYDYFDFAVEAVKINVKEYILKPFSKADIIEKIREAINTVNVEKEKRRSEIENQEKLYNLIPVLENELSYSIINNNLRAIDYETYLRYLNMDFKYACAMVVRIKEKPAYLNTAETLTEDVKFQAGEYIKEYITRRCKAIASYRFTKELVYFVQVKEYEDMEETKFSIVNMAVDIRREIKRAYGLSVRIGVGRCYSGLKQMHKSYEEARASLEYKSENLNVIYFGDINPDFQEKESFNEKITNVDKQKIALFQVVEQYITDNLKEDLKLEDTAAKFNLSSYYFSRTFKEVVGCNFSDYINMVRINKAKEMLQHDSISIKEVCYSVGYSDPNYFSKVFKKYEGVSPTEFKGK
- a CDS encoding NifB/NifX family molybdenum-iron cluster-binding protein: MIKIAVASENEMVTEHFGHCANFNIFEVYNNQIVKSESIPNPGHKPGYLPNFLNDMGINVIISGSMGGGAVDIFNEKGIEVIVGASGNAKAAVEAYLGGALKSTGSVCHEHQHHNECSE
- a CDS encoding DUF134 domain-containing protein, encoding MPRPMKWRKVCCLPERNRFGPLDANTDEENYLRMTVDEYETIRLIDLEGFTQEECAKQMNVARTTVQGIYVEARKKLAESLVNGKVLMIEGGEYRLCDGSGNGCGRGCYRYRRGYFEDNKV